The following proteins are co-located in the Nitrospirota bacterium genome:
- a CDS encoding sigma-54 dependent transcriptional regulator, with amino-acid sequence MPALIGQSPTIRQLHDAIRQVSDSPTTVLILGETGTGKELVARVLHDLSSRRAGPFVAVNCAAIPDDLIESELFGHERGAFTDAHATRRGQFEMANGGTLFLDEIGDLSLRAQGNLLRVIEERMFARVGGTEPIRVDVRLLGATNVDLEQAVRNGGFREDLYHRLNVVPIQVPPLRERSEDIPMLVEHFLARANQEHGSQKTIAPEVMDRLAGYDWPGNVREMENLMARLVALAANPVIQEDDLPLKVRARARTRTLAEDVRRGAVSLTQAVDAFERELILDALTRTSHVQVRAAKALGITRRILKYKMDALGIPVTRPRARPIRRQAA; translated from the coding sequence ATGCCTGCGCTGATCGGGCAGAGCCCCACGATCCGTCAGTTACACGACGCCATCCGGCAGGTGTCCGACTCGCCGACGACGGTACTGATTCTGGGAGAAACCGGTACGGGCAAGGAGCTCGTGGCGAGGGTGCTGCACGATCTCAGCAGCCGGCGTGCGGGCCCGTTCGTCGCCGTCAACTGCGCGGCAATCCCCGACGACCTGATCGAGAGCGAATTGTTCGGGCACGAGCGCGGGGCCTTCACCGACGCACACGCGACGCGCCGAGGCCAATTCGAGATGGCAAACGGCGGAACCCTCTTTTTGGACGAGATCGGCGATCTGAGCCTCCGAGCTCAGGGCAATCTCTTGAGAGTCATCGAGGAGCGGATGTTTGCACGAGTGGGGGGCACCGAGCCCATTCGGGTGGACGTGCGTCTCCTTGGCGCGACCAACGTGGACTTGGAACAGGCCGTGCGAAACGGAGGGTTCCGAGAAGACCTGTACCACCGATTGAACGTCGTCCCGATACAGGTCCCTCCGCTGCGCGAACGGTCCGAGGACATCCCGATGTTGGTCGAACATTTTTTGGCTCGAGCCAACCAGGAACACGGCTCCCAGAAAACCATCGCGCCCGAAGTGATGGACCGTTTAGCGGGGTATGACTGGCCGGGAAACGTCCGGGAGATGGAGAACCTCATGGCGCGCTTGGTCGCGCTCGCCGCCAACCCGGTCATTCAAGAGGACGACCTGCCCCTCAAGGTTCGAGCCCGAGCGAGAACCCGCACCCTCGCCGAGGATGTCCGGCGCGGGGCGGTCTCGTTGACCCAAGCCGTCGATGCCTTCGAGCGCGAGTTGATTCTGGACGCCCTCACACGCACCTCCCACGTGCAGGTGCGAGCGGCCAAGGCGTTGGGCATTACCCGACGCATCCTGAAGTACAAGATGGACGCGCTCGGGATTCCCGTGACCCGTCCGCGCGCCCGCCCCATCCGCCGTCAGGCGGCGTAG
- a CDS encoding MoxR family ATPase has protein sequence MLADPQAKIAALHDNIERVICGKSDVVTLAMVTLLARGHLLIEDVPGVGKTTLAHSFARSLSCSFKRIQFTSDLLPSDIIGLSVLNQTSREFEFRPGPIFANIVLADEINRTTPKTQSSLLEAMNDAQVSVDSHTHPLPRPFMVIATQNPVEYHGTYPLPESQLDRFMIRAHMGYPDVEDEKRIITAKHLVGRAEEISPVLGADDVVALQEITSRVTIDDGLVDYLMAIVSATRSRPDVDLGVSTRGAVFLYRATQAMALIEGRTYALPDDVKRLAVPVFAHRIVVNPGVESFDRRNDDAKDILTEILDQVPVPL, from the coding sequence GTGCTCGCTGACCCGCAGGCCAAGATCGCCGCGCTCCACGACAACATTGAGCGGGTCATCTGCGGCAAATCCGATGTCGTCACGCTCGCGATGGTCACGTTGCTCGCCCGCGGGCACCTGTTGATCGAAGACGTCCCCGGCGTCGGGAAGACCACGTTGGCCCACAGCTTTGCGCGGTCCCTGAGCTGCAGCTTCAAACGAATCCAGTTCACCAGCGACCTCCTGCCCTCCGATATCATCGGGCTCTCGGTGCTCAACCAGACCAGCCGCGAATTCGAGTTCCGGCCCGGACCGATCTTTGCCAACATCGTGCTGGCCGATGAAATCAATCGAACCACGCCCAAGACTCAAAGCAGCCTGTTGGAGGCGATGAACGACGCCCAGGTGTCGGTGGACAGCCACACCCACCCGCTGCCGCGGCCCTTCATGGTGATCGCCACACAAAACCCCGTCGAATACCACGGAACCTATCCGTTGCCCGAATCGCAACTCGACCGGTTCATGATCCGCGCGCACATGGGGTACCCCGACGTCGAGGACGAGAAACGCATCATCACGGCGAAACACTTGGTGGGTCGCGCGGAGGAGATCTCGCCGGTGCTCGGCGCGGACGACGTCGTCGCTCTGCAGGAAATCACCTCTCGCGTGACCATCGACGACGGATTGGTGGACTATCTGATGGCGATCGTCTCCGCGACGCGATCGCGCCCGGACGTGGACTTGGGCGTCAGCACGCGTGGAGCGGTGTTCCTCTATCGGGCCACCCAGGCGATGGCGTTGATCGAGGGCCGAACCTACGCGCTGCCAGACGACGTGAAACGCCTCGCCGTCCCCGTGTTCGCCCACCGAATCGTGGTGAATCCTGGAGTCGAATCGTTCGACCGCCGGAATGACGACGCCAAAGACATCTTGACCGAGATCCTGGACCAAGTTCCCGTTCCGCTGTAA
- a CDS encoding DUF58 domain-containing protein encodes MTATAASLMPRSGRKPGASSATPRPRQRTTRSAKVTPTGIRFLLLALAVGLAAVNTGNNILYLLFAMMLSLIVVAGLFSERVLARLGATRSLPLRLFADTPTPYQMVLSNGKRFMPAFSLRIREGRGAFRLDAAEHRCPRLEPGGAVTIDSVATFRDRGVHHLPGIEVITTFPFGLFEKTLRIPVETDLLVYPSLDSLRRSSGRPLMEDGPSGTHRGTAGVSHIREYRTGDDPRFIHWKHSARRAKLVIREPEREGARSLVLVFSNRLPPDPLPIHRAWFEDAVRLTASLADRAIRDGREVLMATWDGTTRMGRGALHLERVLRTLATIGPTTTQAGDRLVAWSGDLAQQTVHLILVWDDPQWSTIRPRCERVWVVAQDVSRDAS; translated from the coding sequence GTGACCGCCACCGCTGCGTCGTTGATGCCTCGCTCCGGCCGCAAACCGGGCGCATCCTCGGCCACCCCTCGTCCGCGTCAACGGACGACCCGATCGGCCAAAGTGACGCCCACCGGCATTCGGTTCCTGCTCTTGGCGCTCGCGGTCGGGCTCGCCGCGGTCAACACCGGCAACAATATTCTCTACCTCCTGTTCGCGATGATGCTGAGTCTCATCGTCGTGGCAGGTCTCTTTTCCGAGCGCGTCCTCGCCCGCCTCGGCGCCACGCGGTCGCTGCCCCTGCGATTGTTCGCCGACACCCCCACCCCATACCAGATGGTGCTGAGCAACGGCAAACGGTTCATGCCCGCGTTTTCGCTCCGGATCCGAGAAGGACGGGGAGCGTTCCGTCTGGACGCCGCCGAGCACCGGTGTCCCCGACTCGAACCCGGCGGGGCGGTCACCATCGACTCGGTCGCCACGTTCCGAGACCGCGGCGTGCACCATCTTCCCGGAATCGAAGTCATCACCACCTTCCCCTTCGGCCTGTTCGAAAAAACGTTACGAATACCGGTCGAAACGGATCTGCTCGTCTACCCATCACTCGACTCTCTGCGACGCTCGTCCGGACGGCCGTTGATGGAGGACGGCCCGTCCGGAACGCACAGGGGCACCGCCGGAGTGTCTCACATTCGGGAGTACCGAACGGGAGATGATCCACGGTTCATCCACTGGAAACATTCGGCGCGGAGGGCGAAGCTTGTCATTCGTGAGCCCGAGCGCGAGGGAGCGCGCTCGCTCGTGCTGGTCTTCAGCAACCGACTGCCTCCGGATCCCCTGCCCATCCATCGCGCGTGGTTCGAAGATGCGGTCCGTCTGACCGCGTCGCTCGCGGATCGGGCGATCCGAGACGGTCGGGAGGTCCTGATGGCCACCTGGGATGGGACCACCCGCATGGGGCGCGGCGCGCTCCATTTGGAGCGAGTGCTCCGGACCCTGGCGACGATCGGTCCTACCACGACTCAGGCGGGCGACCGGCTGGTCGCGTGGTCAGGGGATCTCGCCCAACAGACCGTCCACCTTATCTTGGTGTGGGACGATCCGCAGTGGTCGACGATCCGGCCACGGTGCGAGCGCGTGTGGGTCGTGGCCCAAGATGTCTCCAGGGACGCGTCGTGA
- a CDS encoding DUF3488 and transglutaminase-like domain-containing protein, with amino-acid sequence MTRAARRASHVMALVGLASLAVTGQIGAPWLAAGALAVLASAAMDATRLSLNAQAPWANLLILAALGFAVADSLWLSPSLLHVGAHLLIVLMLTRLRHRNAREYLQLVVIVFLQMVAAAGLAAHGTFNAGFAAYLPVMVWVLVHYHLLSEAERAETGPSEPPAGLAPWTAAAALTAIIAAGVLFLFLPRMGLELLGVIPQKDVRLSGFSPQVRLGAIGPVKRDPTIVMRVAGPSVGLGGELLYLRGAVFDTFDGQSWLATTPARRMLPQDGEGRFALGRAVGDAPTMAIRAEPLDTPVLFTPERTDAVAGPFAAILVDDDEIFNLPYAPGIRQTYEVWRRPQATASSTGARGGERYLRRTGSARIAELAGQVAASSTTPRGRSLAVERFLRTRYTYTLDVPGGEDRPVETFLFDRRSGYCEHFASAMALMLRELGIPARLVTGFLVQEWNPFGQYAIVRQGDAHAWVEAFLPESGWTRFDPTPPAPLADRPWTGRVEHYLDSLRTGWDRYVLDFSLGDQHAAIERAEAEWNLLRTNVTSGLASVRRRVERVSDTAWIIGGLVALFALAGVVTRRGVRWPTRRPPPSDDASIAFYQRLLRLLEQRGVTKPSAVTPLEFAVHHASRLDYATEIRRVTERYYEVRYGRRRLSPTERRALETDLAVIEREGRRS; translated from the coding sequence GTGACGCGCGCGGCTCGACGGGCGTCCCACGTCATGGCCCTCGTCGGCTTGGCCTCGCTCGCCGTGACGGGTCAGATCGGCGCGCCCTGGCTGGCCGCCGGCGCGCTCGCCGTCCTCGCCAGCGCGGCCATGGATGCGACCCGACTGTCCCTGAACGCCCAAGCGCCGTGGGCGAACCTGCTGATCCTGGCGGCGTTGGGCTTCGCAGTGGCGGATTCGCTGTGGCTCTCGCCCAGTTTGCTCCACGTCGGCGCGCATCTGCTCATCGTGCTCATGCTGACGCGACTGCGCCACCGCAATGCCCGGGAATACCTGCAGTTGGTCGTGATTGTCTTCCTTCAGATGGTCGCGGCGGCGGGACTGGCCGCCCACGGGACCTTCAACGCGGGATTCGCCGCCTACCTCCCGGTCATGGTATGGGTGCTGGTCCATTACCACCTGCTCTCGGAGGCGGAGCGCGCCGAGACCGGACCGAGCGAGCCGCCGGCAGGCCTCGCGCCTTGGACCGCCGCTGCGGCACTCACCGCGATCATCGCCGCGGGGGTCCTCTTCCTCTTTCTCCCCCGCATGGGGCTCGAGCTGTTGGGCGTCATCCCGCAGAAAGATGTCCGTTTATCCGGGTTTTCGCCCCAGGTCCGTTTGGGCGCCATCGGGCCGGTCAAGCGCGATCCCACGATCGTGATGCGTGTGGCGGGTCCGTCCGTCGGACTCGGCGGCGAACTCCTCTACCTTCGCGGCGCCGTGTTCGACACGTTTGACGGTCAGAGCTGGCTGGCCACGACCCCCGCGCGTCGGATGCTCCCGCAAGACGGCGAGGGCAGGTTTGCGCTGGGCCGAGCCGTGGGCGACGCTCCCACGATGGCGATTCGCGCCGAACCGCTCGACACCCCGGTGCTCTTTACGCCGGAACGAACCGACGCGGTGGCCGGACCGTTTGCGGCGATCCTCGTGGACGACGACGAGATCTTCAATCTTCCCTATGCCCCTGGAATCCGCCAGACCTACGAGGTCTGGCGGCGGCCCCAAGCCACCGCGTCTTCCACCGGCGCCCGAGGCGGCGAACGCTACCTGCGGCGGACTGGATCGGCGCGCATCGCCGAACTTGCCGGCCAGGTGGCGGCTTCCTCGACCACGCCCCGGGGCCGGTCCCTCGCGGTGGAACGGTTCCTCCGAACCCGTTACACCTATACCCTGGACGTCCCGGGCGGCGAGGATCGGCCGGTGGAAACGTTCCTCTTCGATCGCCGGTCGGGATATTGCGAACACTTCGCGAGCGCCATGGCGCTCATGTTGCGCGAGCTCGGCATTCCCGCCCGACTGGTGACCGGGTTTCTCGTCCAGGAATGGAACCCGTTTGGGCAGTACGCCATCGTCCGCCAAGGGGACGCCCACGCCTGGGTCGAAGCGTTCCTGCCCGAGTCGGGATGGACGCGCTTCGACCCCACGCCGCCGGCGCCGCTTGCCGACCGTCCGTGGACGGGACGGGTCGAACACTACCTCGACAGCCTGCGCACAGGATGGGATCGCTACGTGTTGGATTTCAGCCTTGGGGACCAGCATGCCGCGATCGAGCGCGCCGAAGCCGAATGGAACCTCCTCCGTACCAACGTGACCAGCGGACTCGCTTCCGTGCGCCGGCGTGTGGAACGCGTGTCGGATACCGCGTGGATCATCGGCGGACTCGTCGCCCTCTTCGCGTTGGCCGGGGTGGTCACGCGGCGGGGGGTGCGGTGGCCGACACGTCGCCCCCCGCCGTCCGACGACGCGTCGATTGCGTTCTACCAACGACTCCTGCGCCTACTGGAGCAACGCGGCGTGACAAAACCGTCGGCGGTAACCCCGCTGGAATTCGCGGTGCACCACGCATCGCGGCTGGATTACGCCACGGAGATCCGGCGCGTCACGGAGCGGTACTATGAAGTCCGGTACGGGCGCCGACGCCTGTCACCGACCGAACGCCGAGCGTTGGAAACCGATCTGGCCGTGATCGAACGGGAGGGTCG